The genome window CCGCCGCTTGGCCAGCGCGGTCTCGAAGTCCGCGGCGGCCTGGGCCGCGCGGGCCCGGACCGACTCGAGGTGGCCGCTGGCCTCCTCACGGGTCGACGCCGCCTGCGCGTCGGCGTCGGCACGGACCCGGGCCGCCTCCTGGCGGGCCTTGTCCAGCACCCCGCTGGAGTCGGACTGCACCTTCGCCAGGTGAGCCGCGGCGTCCTTCTCGGCGGCGTCCTGGATCGAGGCGACCTTCTTCTTCGCCTCGGCCCGCTCGCGGTCGATCTCGGCCCGGGTCTCCTCCCGGACGGCGATCGCCTCGTCCTCGGCGACCTGCATGATCTTCTCGATGCGGGCGCCGAAGCCGCTGATGGACGAGATGTTCTGCTCAGCGGCGCGGTCGTCGCCGGACTGCAGGTGCAGCTCCTCGACCCGGCCCTCCAGCTGCTTGACCCGCTCCGAGAGCCGGTCACGCTCGCTCAGCGCGCCGGTGAACTCCGACTCGAGCGAGGCGAGGTGCGCGTCGACCTGGTCGCGGTCGTAACCACGCAGAGCGACGTCGAACGGGACCGACTGAGCTGCGTCGGGCATGGAGACTTCCCCCAAGGAAATAAACCGGTGCTGGACCTCGGGATTCTGACAGGGAGTCAAGACCGACACCAGGACACGGAATGACCATTCACGGACAGCGCATGGGCGGTCACCGACCTAGGTGCGCAGAAGAACCAGATCGTCCCGGTGTACGACCTCGCGTCGGTGCTCAGGATCCAGTTCCCGGGAAGATTTTCCGAGCAGGTCGGGCAGTTCGCCGGCGTCGTACCCGACCAGACCGCGGGCCACCGGCACCCCGTCCGGCCCGACCAGCTCCACCGGGTCCCCCGCGCCGAAGTCGCCCTCGACCCCGGTGACGCCCGCCGACAGCAGCGACGTACGGCGGCGTACGACGGCCTCGACGGCGCCGGCGTCGAGGACCAGCCG of Mycobacteriales bacterium contains these proteins:
- a CDS encoding DivIVA domain-containing protein, with product MPDAAQSVPFDVALRGYDRDQVDAHLASLESEFTGALSERDRLSERVKQLEGRVEELHLQSGDDRAAEQNISSISGFGARIEKIMQVAEDEAIAVREETRAEIDRERAEAKKKVASIQDAAEKDAAAHLAKVQSDSSGVLDKARQEAARVRADADAQAASTREEASGHLESVRARAAQAAADFETALAKRRQKAESDHAARTNAAERELAETVARTDQLRAEAEKMRADAERRSQEMLQAAQRESAELVAEARAQADRSRRESERELASLSKRRDAITDQLRNVREMLSTLTGGAVSAPDPEPVAEEPSAEVPAQRAPNGARSGARR